A stretch of the Haloarcula ordinaria genome encodes the following:
- a CDS encoding DUF1328 family protein: MSIEQPVQSAVSVMQVPPLQFGGGFIELAVFFLLLALVAAVLGARGVAGLSMKIAKWLVIIFIVLAVVSFLL; encoded by the coding sequence ATGAGTATCGAACAGCCGGTTCAGAGTGCCGTATCAGTCATGCAGGTTCCACCGCTCCAGTTCGGCGGTGGCTTCATCGAGCTCGCCGTCTTCTTTCTGCTGCTCGCACTCGTCGCGGCGGTCCTCGGAGCGCGTGGTGTCGCCGGACTGAGCATGAAAATCGCGAAGTGGCTCGTCATCATCTTCATCGTGCTCGCCGTCGTCTCGTTCC